The following are encoded together in the Acidobacteriota bacterium genome:
- a CDS encoding alkaline phosphatase family protein, with product MRRIPILLFALLLSLLLSASAQRRSVVPVVLISIDGLKPDYVLEADRHRLRLPNLRRFLNEGAYAAAVTGVTPTVTYPSHTTLVTGVSPSKHGIYANTPFDPFSKNQGGWYWYAEDIHVPTLWDACAQAGLKTASVDWPVTVGAKIDFNIVQMWRAATPDDRKLIRALSTPGLLTEAERAIGNYPEGYDYTVEADKRRAAFNAYLLEAKRPAFLTTYFAGLDEVEHEHGPNSPEAYAALEEIDALVGRVRAAAEKIGNSKAIIAVASDHGFAPISKSLNLNAAFREAGLVTVEAGKLKSWRAITWNSGGMAAVILKDKADEDARAKVREILQRFAADSSSGLFKFYEGDAARKLGGFPDAAFVVGTKPGTYIGGSFDLPAIRDIKPGGGHGFLAELPEMDSSFFIVGAGIPAGKNLGRIDMRDIAPTLAGMLGVKLPTAEGRNLFNR from the coding sequence ATGCGTCGCATTCCCATACTACTTTTTGCATTGTTGCTAAGCCTGTTGCTTTCGGCATCCGCACAGCGCCGCAGCGTCGTCCCGGTTGTGTTGATTTCAATTGATGGATTGAAGCCGGATTACGTGTTAGAAGCCGATCGGCATCGGTTGAGACTCCCAAACCTGCGCCGCTTTCTGAATGAAGGCGCTTATGCCGCAGCCGTCACGGGCGTTACGCCAACGGTGACTTACCCCAGCCACACGACCTTGGTGACCGGCGTCAGTCCATCCAAACATGGCATTTACGCCAACACGCCGTTCGACCCTTTTAGCAAAAATCAGGGCGGTTGGTACTGGTACGCCGAAGACATTCACGTGCCGACGCTGTGGGATGCTTGCGCACAGGCAGGACTCAAAACCGCGAGCGTGGATTGGCCCGTTACCGTCGGCGCCAAAATTGATTTCAACATCGTCCAAATGTGGCGCGCCGCCACGCCGGATGATCGCAAACTGATTCGCGCACTGTCTACGCCCGGGTTGCTGACCGAAGCCGAACGAGCCATTGGCAATTATCCGGAAGGTTACGATTACACCGTCGAAGCCGACAAACGCCGCGCCGCGTTCAACGCGTATTTGCTGGAAGCGAAGCGTCCGGCATTTTTGACGACGTACTTTGCGGGACTCGATGAAGTCGAACACGAACATGGCCCAAACAGCCCCGAAGCATACGCGGCGCTGGAAGAAATTGACGCGCTGGTTGGCCGGGTGCGCGCAGCCGCCGAAAAGATCGGCAATAGCAAAGCGATCATCGCCGTCGCGTCGGATCACGGCTTTGCGCCGATCAGCAAATCGCTGAACCTGAACGCCGCGTTTCGCGAAGCCGGATTGGTCACGGTCGAAGCGGGCAAATTGAAATCCTGGCGCGCGATCACCTGGAATTCCGGCGGGATGGCGGCAGTGATACTCAAAGACAAAGCGGATGAAGACGCGCGCGCCAAAGTCCGCGAAATCTTGCAGCGGTTTGCTGCTGATTCCTCCAGCGGTTTGTTCAAATTTTACGAAGGCGACGCGGCGCGAAAACTCGGCGGATTTCCGGACGCGGCGTTTGTCGTTGGCACGAAACCCGGAACATACATCGGCGGCAGTTTTGATTTGCCCGCTATTCGCGACATCAAACCCGGCGGAGGGCATGGCTTTTTGGCGGAATTGCCGGAAATGGACTCCTCATTTTTTATTGTCGGCGCTGGCATTCCCGCTGGAAAAAATCTTGGCCGCATTGATATGCGCGACATCGCGCCGACCCTGGCAGGAATGCTGGGCGTGAAACTGCCAACTGCTGAGGGGCGCAACCTGTTCAATCGCTGA